The Malus domestica chromosome 10, GDT2T_hap1 genome contains a region encoding:
- the LOC108169463 gene encoding uncharacterized protein, giving the protein MERSSMQTMEGLTLKFGMGLSLSEKEKRGREGVSIRALGGAQFMARFVSRWDMCRVLEAEKPWLFREDLVLVVDGARHNQRAEPLHLVSIWVQLHNVPPFNMTEAVALTIGGLVGKVLRVDKDDGRDCIGRFLQVKISFDVCEPLIRGANVEFPDDGSMWVDFRYEGLLSYCLICGKMGYVTRRCGDGNIGGEGVLDDALETLCAFKRLDAEFDLRGNPFVKRGDLQRG; this is encoded by the exons ATGGAGCGGTCAAGCATGCAGACCATGGAAGGCCTTACATTGAAGTTTGGTATGGGTTTATCCTTATCTGAGAAGGAAAAG AGAGGACGGGAGGGGGTGTCAATTAGGGCTTTGGGTGGGGCGCAGTTCATGGCTAGATTTGTTAGTCGGTGGGACATGTGCCGTGTATTGGAGGCAGAGAAGCCGTGGCTGTTTCGGGAGGATCTGGTGCTAGTTGTCGATGGGGCTCGTCATAATCAGAGGGCAGAACCCTTACACTTGGTATCTATATGGGTGCAACTGCATAACGTTCCTCCTTTCAATATGACAGAGGCGGTTGCTTTGACTATTGGAGGATTGGTTGGTAAGGTGCTAAGGGTGGATAAGGATGATGGAAGAGATTGTATTGGACGATTTTTGCAGGTGAAGATTTCCTTTGATGTCTGTGAACCACTCATAAGGGGTGCTAATGTAGAATTCCCTGATGATGGGAGTATGTGGGTGGACTTCCGCTATGAGGGTTTGCTTAGCTATTGCCTTATCTGTGGCAAGATGGGGTATGTTACGCGACGGTGTGGGGATGGCAATATTGGTGGTGAAGGGGTTTTAGATGACGCTTTGGAAACTTTATGTGCATTTAAAAGATTAGATGCGGAGTTTGACTTGAGGGGGAATCCTTTTGTGAAGCGTGGTGATCTGCAAAGAGGATAG